Part of the Roseofilum casamattae BLCC-M143 genome, ACTAAAAGACCGAGCAAGCCTACGGTAGTTAGGAAAAAGTGGGTCAGAGATTTTCCGCCTTTACGCACCATATTGCGCATGGCTAGTTTGACATAGCTGGCTTTCGGTTCTTCGGCGCTTGCTGTTTCTTGCTGTTGTTCGGAAGTCGTTGGAGATGGAGAAGATTCGCTCATTGTTAGTACGGTTGGTTGGAGAAATGAAGTTTTTG contains:
- a CDS encoding DUF3285 domain-containing protein, whose translation is MSESSPSPTTSEQQQETASAEEPKASYVKLAMRNMVRKGGKSLTHFFLTTVGLLGLLVGLSYLTR